In Musa acuminata AAA Group cultivar baxijiao chromosome BXJ3-11, Cavendish_Baxijiao_AAA, whole genome shotgun sequence, one DNA window encodes the following:
- the LOC135652257 gene encoding probable protein phosphatase 2C 68, which produces MAVACLEMAGEGDTPEKCRGARRRRIEMCQFVSAAEGASPPSSRRTGKRQEAFRESEPLEGQTAGNEAPLPTPPANSSLVTTSSSSPSTVSASGGEPGLPEIASSSRSAPAVVEPSVAYGIISLTGRSREMEDAVSVWPGFFRPQGSGPLHFFAVFDGHGGYHVAALCKDWMHVLLAEELGREMAAATEEEDMARTRAAVGRSFARMDELALAACACGKIGLPPCGCERSGIESEIVGSTAVVALVGVDRVVVANCGDSRAVLSRGGQAVPLSSDHKPDRPDELARIEAAGGRVIYLNGARVHGMLAMSRALGDKYLKPFVISEPEICVVERTAEDECLIMASDGLWDVLPNDVACDVARRCLEEADRSSGAEDVDGGAATAGGREQEQASDARCSLAAVLLARLALARRSADNISVIVIDLRRK; this is translated from the exons ATGGCCGTCGCCTGCCTGGAGATGGCTGGCGAAGGTGACACACCCGAGAAATGCCGCGGTGCGCGGCGCCGACGGATCGAGATGTGCCAATTCGTGTCTGCCGCCGAAGGCGCCTCCCCCCCTAGTTCGAGGAGGACGGGGAAGCGGCAGGAGGCCTTCCGGGAGTCGGAGCCCCTCGAAGGACAGACCGCCGGTAACGAAGCCCCTCTTCCTACCCCGCCGGCGAACTCGTCTTTGGTCACGACCTCGTCATCGTCCCCTTCCACAGTCTCGGCATCCGGCGGAGAACCTGGCCTTCCAGAGATCGCGTCGAGTTCTCGGTCGGCGCCTGCGGTTGTGGAACCCTCGGTGGCGTACGGGATTATATCACTGACCGGACGGTCGAGGGAGATGGAGGACGCCGTCTCGGTCTGGCCGGGTTTTTTCCGGCCCCAAGGCAGCGGACCGCTCCATTTCTTCGCCGTCTTCGACGGCCACGGCGGCTACCAC GTCGCAGCACTGTGTAAGGACTGGATGCATGTGCTGCTGGCGGAAGAGCTCGGCCGGGAGATGGCCGCAGCAACGGAGGAGGAGGACATGGCTCGGACGAGGGCTGCGGTGGGACGGAGCTTCGCACGGATGGACGAGCTGGCGCTAGCGGCCTGCGCGTGCGGTAAGATAGGGTTGCCGCCCTGCGGCTGCGAGCGGTCGGGGATCGAGTCGGAGATCGTCGGTTCGACGGCGGTGGTGGCGCTTGTCGGTGTGGACCGGGTCGTTGTGGCCAACTGCGGGGACTCGCGGGCGGTGCTCAGCCGCGGCGGCCAAGCGGTGCCGCTTTCCTCCGACCACAAG CCGGACCGGCCTGATGAGCTGGCGAGAATAGAAGCGGCGGGCGGGCGGGTGATATATTTGAATGGCGCTCGCGTCCATGGCATGCTCGCCATGTCACGGGCGTTAG GTGACAAGTACTTGAAACCCTTCGTGATATCCGAACCGGAGATATGCGTGGTGGAGAGAACAGCCGAGGACGAGTGCCTAATCATGGCCAGCGACGGGCTGTGGGACGTGCTGCCCAACGACGTAGCATGTGACGTGGCTCGACGGTGCTTGGAAGAAGCAGACCGATCAAGTGGCGCCGAAGATGTCGATGGCGGGGCCGCGACTGCTGGTGGACGAGAGCAAGAACAAGCATCCGACGCGCGGTGCTCTCTGGCGGCGGTGCTGTTAGCCAGGCTTGCACTGGCGAGGAGAAGCGCGGACAACATAAGCGTGATTGTGATCGATTTGAGGAGGAAGTGA